One region of Salvelinus namaycush isolate Seneca chromosome 3, SaNama_1.0, whole genome shotgun sequence genomic DNA includes:
- the LOC120044935 gene encoding disabled homolog 2-like isoform X3 — translation MSTEVESSAPVVPADPSSTPSPTTSIPTTPSTAPAKTPFKKEKKKAPEKTDEYLLSRFQGDGVRYRAKLIGIDDVPEARGDKMSQDSMMKLKGMAIASRSQGKHKQRIWVNISMSGIKIIDEKTGVIEHEHIVNKISFIARDVTDNRAFGYVCGAEGQHQFFAIKTGQQAEPLVIDLKDLFQVIFNMKKKESEASQKDQRNNATVENGGNTLLSIDGQAGTAKEVQQLDLFGDMSTPPDIHSPTCPPADDLFGADMFAAPSQPDSSSASDDLFSTTTSSMAALGALQLGPPSVTIPQTAPSPWGAPASSMFTMPRGVTLHNPQPTFPQPSAFGALPIPPAPWGQQAPSPYGAPPVTQAWGQPAPAGPMGAPGWGQPPMANPFQPGPYTMMGGPPQGMPQGPPLPPPRPPVKEAPAKVEPSAFTALDPLGGEKEKKSGKDMFKDFQIAKPPAIPARKGEQAPGSAAPSTNGDGVFAQYFSSKVGVPQEIADHDDFEIQSRISAVANDPPKPAPRHSAPMISPAVVPGPGLLDAFAPTPATFLAPAAAAGLNQNLFDDAFGAATPNAFGAPLLAMTTGGSDPFGDPFGNPFA, via the exons ATGTCTACGGAAGTGGAAAGCAGTGCACCTGTTGTCCCAGCTGACCCCTCCAGCACTCCCTCCCCCACAACAAGCATCCCCACCACCCCTTCCACAGCACCAGCCAAGACCCCCttcaagaaagagaagaagaaag CTCCAGAGAAGACTGATGAGTACCTGCTGTCCCGGTTCCAGGGTGATGGTGTGAGGTACAGGGCCAAGCTGATTGGCATCGATGATGTACCAGAGGCCCGAGGGGACAAGATGAGCCAGGACTCCATGATGAAACTCAAG GGCATGGCAATAGCCTCTCGGTCACAGGGCAAACACAAGCAGAGGATCTGGGTCAACATATCCATGTCGGGCATCAAGATCATTGATGAGAAAACAGGG GTAATAGAACATGAGCACATAGTGAATAAGATCTCGTTCATCGCCAGAGACGTAACAGATAACAGGGCCTTTGGTTACGTGTGTGGGGCCGAGGGACAGCACCAGTTCTTCGCCATAAAGACTGGccagcag GCAGAGCCCCTGGTCATTGACTTGAAGGATCTGTTCCAGGTCATCTTCAACATGAAGAAGAAAGAGTCTGAGGCCTCACAGAAG GATCAGCGCAATAATGCAACAGTTGAG AATGGTGGCAACACCTTGCTCAGTATTGATGGACAGGCAGGCACTGCCAAA GAGGTGCAACAGCTGGATCTGTTTGGAGACATGTCCACCCCTCCAGACATCCATTCTCCTACA TGTCCTCCTGCTGACGACCTGTTTGGGGCTGACATGTTTGCTGCTCCCAGTCAGCCTGACAGCTCGTCTGCCTCCGATGACCTCTTCagtaccaccacctcctccatggcAGCTCTGG GAGCGTTGCAGTTGGGTCCCCCTTCAGTCACCATCCCTCAGACCGCCCCATCACCATGGGGAGCCCCAGCCTCTTCCATGTTCACCATGCCAAGAGGGGTCACACTACACAACCCCCAGCCCACCTTCCCCCAGCCATCTGCCTTTGGTGCCCTGCCCATACCTCCTGCCCCCTGGGGCCAGCAGGCGCCATCCCCTTATGGGGCCCCGCCAGTCACCCAGGCTTGGGGACAGCCTGCACCTGCAGGGCCCATGGGTGCACCAGGCTGGGGCCAGCCTCCTATGGCTAACCCCTTCCAGCCTGGGCCTTACACCATGATGGGAGGCCCTCCACAGGGTATGCCGCAGGGTCCACCACTGCCCCCACCCCGGCCGCCAGTAAAGGAGGCCCCAGCTAAGGTGGAACCCAGTGCCTTCACGGCTCTGGACCCActgggaggggagaaggagaagaagagtgGGAAGGACATGTTCAAGGACTTCCAGATTGCCAAGCCTCCAGCCATCCCAGCAAGGAAAGGGGAGCAGGCACCTGGGTCCGCCGCCCCAAGCACCAATGGGGATGGGGTGTTTGCCCAGTACTTCTCAAGCAAAGTGGGCGTGCCCCAGGAAATTGCGGATCATGACGACTTTGAAATTCAGAGTCGGATTTCAGCTGTTGCCAATG acCCACCCAAACCAGCCCCACGGCACTCTGCACCCATGATATCTCCTGCAGTGGTCCCAGGGCCAGGGCTCCTGGATGCATTTGCGCCTACTCCAGCCACATTCCTTgctccagcagcagcagcaggtctCAACCAGAACCTATTTGATGACGCATTTGGCGCTGCAACTCCTAATGCCTTTGGAGCACCACTTCTAGCTATG ACCACTGGTGGCTCGGATCCCTTCGGAGACCCCTTTGGAAACCCCTTTGCCTGA
- the LOC120044935 gene encoding disabled homolog 2-like isoform X2, which yields MSTEVESSAPVVPADPSSTPSPTTSIPTTPSTAPAKTPFKKEKKKAPEKTDEYLLSRFQGDGVRYRAKLIGIDDVPEARGDKMSQDSMMKLKGMAIASRSQGKHKQRIWVNISMSGIKIIDEKTGVIEHEHIVNKISFIARDVTDNRAFGYVCGAEGQHQFFAIKTGQQAEPLVIDLKDLFQVIFNMKKKESEASQKDQRNNATVEEVQQLDLFGDMSTPPDIHSPTETNDILLLDLSAEVDSNQNCIKGNPFTSYASNLWGTPQTENPFSSAFGFFSTPDSDPFSDDPLAQSAPPNSLISAPSTYDSQERSVHILGRPIMNGNGLNGDSDHFGQQLNGLSNKNMILALSNCQWPIGGVMSECRVPVLIQNGLGPVASPQNPFLDISGKIPSFCNSVLFDPKKNAPMGHGKDSSVVISLPPQNTKAGRGQRSAKCPPADDLFGADMFAAPSQPDSSSASDDLFSTTTSSMAALGALQLGPPSVTIPQTAPSPWGAPASSMFTMPRGVTLHNPQPTFPQPSAFGALPIPPAPWGQQAPSPYGAPPVTQAWGQPAPAGPMGAPGWGQPPMANPFQPGPYTMMGGPPQGMPQGPPLPPPRPPVKEAPAKVEPSAFTALDPLGGEKEKKSGKDMFKDFQIAKPPAIPARKGEQAPGSAAPSTNGDGVFAQYFSSKVGVPQEIADHDDFEIQSRISAVANDPPKPAPRHSAPMISPAVVPGPGLLDAFAPTPATFLAPAAAAGLNQNLFDDAFGAATPNAFGAPLLAMTTGGSDPFGDPFGNPFA from the exons ATGTCTACGGAAGTGGAAAGCAGTGCACCTGTTGTCCCAGCTGACCCCTCCAGCACTCCCTCCCCCACAACAAGCATCCCCACCACCCCTTCCACAGCACCAGCCAAGACCCCCttcaagaaagagaagaagaaag CTCCAGAGAAGACTGATGAGTACCTGCTGTCCCGGTTCCAGGGTGATGGTGTGAGGTACAGGGCCAAGCTGATTGGCATCGATGATGTACCAGAGGCCCGAGGGGACAAGATGAGCCAGGACTCCATGATGAAACTCAAG GGCATGGCAATAGCCTCTCGGTCACAGGGCAAACACAAGCAGAGGATCTGGGTCAACATATCCATGTCGGGCATCAAGATCATTGATGAGAAAACAGGG GTAATAGAACATGAGCACATAGTGAATAAGATCTCGTTCATCGCCAGAGACGTAACAGATAACAGGGCCTTTGGTTACGTGTGTGGGGCCGAGGGACAGCACCAGTTCTTCGCCATAAAGACTGGccagcag GCAGAGCCCCTGGTCATTGACTTGAAGGATCTGTTCCAGGTCATCTTCAACATGAAGAAGAAAGAGTCTGAGGCCTCACAGAAG GATCAGCGCAATAATGCAACAGTTGAG GAGGTGCAACAGCTGGATCTGTTTGGAGACATGTCCACCCCTCCAGACATCCATTCTCCTACA GAGACTAATGATATTCTATTGCTGGATCTGTCCGCTGAGGTTGACAGCAATCAGAACTGTATAAAAGGAAATCCGTTCACTTCCTACGCCTCTAACCTTTGGGGCACCCCCCAAACAGAGAACCCCTTCTCCTCCGCGTTTGGCTTCTTTTCAACTCCAGACTCTGACCCTTTCAGCGACGACCCCCTTGCCCAATCAGCACCCCCCAATTCTCTGATCTCAGCACCCTCCACCTATGACAGCCAAGAGCGCTCTGTTCACATCTTGGGCAGGCCAATCATGAATGGCAATGGTCTTAATGGAGACTCTGACCACTTCGGTCAGCAGTTGAACGGGTTGTCCAATAAGAACATGATCCTGGCTCTCAGTAATTGCCAGTGGCCGATAGGTGGCGTTATGTCAGAGTGCAGGGTCCCTGTTCTAATCCAGAACGGTTTGGGACCTGTGGCCTCTCCACAGAACCCCTTTCTCGACATATCTGGGAAAATCCCGTCCTTCTGTAACAGTGTGCTGTTCGATCCAAAAAAGAACGCACCCATGGGTCATGGCAAGGACAGTTCGGTAGTGATAAGCCTCCCTCCACAGAACACTAAGGCTGGACGAGGTCAGAGGAGTGCCAAG TGTCCTCCTGCTGACGACCTGTTTGGGGCTGACATGTTTGCTGCTCCCAGTCAGCCTGACAGCTCGTCTGCCTCCGATGACCTCTTCagtaccaccacctcctccatggcAGCTCTGG GAGCGTTGCAGTTGGGTCCCCCTTCAGTCACCATCCCTCAGACCGCCCCATCACCATGGGGAGCCCCAGCCTCTTCCATGTTCACCATGCCAAGAGGGGTCACACTACACAACCCCCAGCCCACCTTCCCCCAGCCATCTGCCTTTGGTGCCCTGCCCATACCTCCTGCCCCCTGGGGCCAGCAGGCGCCATCCCCTTATGGGGCCCCGCCAGTCACCCAGGCTTGGGGACAGCCTGCACCTGCAGGGCCCATGGGTGCACCAGGCTGGGGCCAGCCTCCTATGGCTAACCCCTTCCAGCCTGGGCCTTACACCATGATGGGAGGCCCTCCACAGGGTATGCCGCAGGGTCCACCACTGCCCCCACCCCGGCCGCCAGTAAAGGAGGCCCCAGCTAAGGTGGAACCCAGTGCCTTCACGGCTCTGGACCCActgggaggggagaaggagaagaagagtgGGAAGGACATGTTCAAGGACTTCCAGATTGCCAAGCCTCCAGCCATCCCAGCAAGGAAAGGGGAGCAGGCACCTGGGTCCGCCGCCCCAAGCACCAATGGGGATGGGGTGTTTGCCCAGTACTTCTCAAGCAAAGTGGGCGTGCCCCAGGAAATTGCGGATCATGACGACTTTGAAATTCAGAGTCGGATTTCAGCTGTTGCCAATG acCCACCCAAACCAGCCCCACGGCACTCTGCACCCATGATATCTCCTGCAGTGGTCCCAGGGCCAGGGCTCCTGGATGCATTTGCGCCTACTCCAGCCACATTCCTTgctccagcagcagcagcaggtctCAACCAGAACCTATTTGATGACGCATTTGGCGCTGCAACTCCTAATGCCTTTGGAGCACCACTTCTAGCTATG ACCACTGGTGGCTCGGATCCCTTCGGAGACCCCTTTGGAAACCCCTTTGCCTGA
- the LOC120044935 gene encoding disabled homolog 2-like isoform X1, with product MSTEVESSAPVVPADPSSTPSPTTSIPTTPSTAPAKTPFKKEKKKAPEKTDEYLLSRFQGDGVRYRAKLIGIDDVPEARGDKMSQDSMMKLKGMAIASRSQGKHKQRIWVNISMSGIKIIDEKTGVIEHEHIVNKISFIARDVTDNRAFGYVCGAEGQHQFFAIKTGQQAEPLVIDLKDLFQVIFNMKKKESEASQKDQRNNATVENGGNTLLSIDGQAGTAKEVQQLDLFGDMSTPPDIHSPTETNDILLLDLSAEVDSNQNCIKGNPFTSYASNLWGTPQTENPFSSAFGFFSTPDSDPFSDDPLAQSAPPNSLISAPSTYDSQERSVHILGRPIMNGNGLNGDSDHFGQQLNGLSNKNMILALSNCQWPIGGVMSECRVPVLIQNGLGPVASPQNPFLDISGKIPSFCNSVLFDPKKNAPMGHGKDSSVVISLPPQNTKAGRGQRSAKCPPADDLFGADMFAAPSQPDSSSASDDLFSTTTSSMAALGALQLGPPSVTIPQTAPSPWGAPASSMFTMPRGVTLHNPQPTFPQPSAFGALPIPPAPWGQQAPSPYGAPPVTQAWGQPAPAGPMGAPGWGQPPMANPFQPGPYTMMGGPPQGMPQGPPLPPPRPPVKEAPAKVEPSAFTALDPLGGEKEKKSGKDMFKDFQIAKPPAIPARKGEQAPGSAAPSTNGDGVFAQYFSSKVGVPQEIADHDDFEIQSRISAVANDPPKPAPRHSAPMISPAVVPGPGLLDAFAPTPATFLAPAAAAGLNQNLFDDAFGAATPNAFGAPLLAMTTGGSDPFGDPFGNPFA from the exons ATGTCTACGGAAGTGGAAAGCAGTGCACCTGTTGTCCCAGCTGACCCCTCCAGCACTCCCTCCCCCACAACAAGCATCCCCACCACCCCTTCCACAGCACCAGCCAAGACCCCCttcaagaaagagaagaagaaag CTCCAGAGAAGACTGATGAGTACCTGCTGTCCCGGTTCCAGGGTGATGGTGTGAGGTACAGGGCCAAGCTGATTGGCATCGATGATGTACCAGAGGCCCGAGGGGACAAGATGAGCCAGGACTCCATGATGAAACTCAAG GGCATGGCAATAGCCTCTCGGTCACAGGGCAAACACAAGCAGAGGATCTGGGTCAACATATCCATGTCGGGCATCAAGATCATTGATGAGAAAACAGGG GTAATAGAACATGAGCACATAGTGAATAAGATCTCGTTCATCGCCAGAGACGTAACAGATAACAGGGCCTTTGGTTACGTGTGTGGGGCCGAGGGACAGCACCAGTTCTTCGCCATAAAGACTGGccagcag GCAGAGCCCCTGGTCATTGACTTGAAGGATCTGTTCCAGGTCATCTTCAACATGAAGAAGAAAGAGTCTGAGGCCTCACAGAAG GATCAGCGCAATAATGCAACAGTTGAG AATGGTGGCAACACCTTGCTCAGTATTGATGGACAGGCAGGCACTGCCAAA GAGGTGCAACAGCTGGATCTGTTTGGAGACATGTCCACCCCTCCAGACATCCATTCTCCTACA GAGACTAATGATATTCTATTGCTGGATCTGTCCGCTGAGGTTGACAGCAATCAGAACTGTATAAAAGGAAATCCGTTCACTTCCTACGCCTCTAACCTTTGGGGCACCCCCCAAACAGAGAACCCCTTCTCCTCCGCGTTTGGCTTCTTTTCAACTCCAGACTCTGACCCTTTCAGCGACGACCCCCTTGCCCAATCAGCACCCCCCAATTCTCTGATCTCAGCACCCTCCACCTATGACAGCCAAGAGCGCTCTGTTCACATCTTGGGCAGGCCAATCATGAATGGCAATGGTCTTAATGGAGACTCTGACCACTTCGGTCAGCAGTTGAACGGGTTGTCCAATAAGAACATGATCCTGGCTCTCAGTAATTGCCAGTGGCCGATAGGTGGCGTTATGTCAGAGTGCAGGGTCCCTGTTCTAATCCAGAACGGTTTGGGACCTGTGGCCTCTCCACAGAACCCCTTTCTCGACATATCTGGGAAAATCCCGTCCTTCTGTAACAGTGTGCTGTTCGATCCAAAAAAGAACGCACCCATGGGTCATGGCAAGGACAGTTCGGTAGTGATAAGCCTCCCTCCACAGAACACTAAGGCTGGACGAGGTCAGAGGAGTGCCAAG TGTCCTCCTGCTGACGACCTGTTTGGGGCTGACATGTTTGCTGCTCCCAGTCAGCCTGACAGCTCGTCTGCCTCCGATGACCTCTTCagtaccaccacctcctccatggcAGCTCTGG GAGCGTTGCAGTTGGGTCCCCCTTCAGTCACCATCCCTCAGACCGCCCCATCACCATGGGGAGCCCCAGCCTCTTCCATGTTCACCATGCCAAGAGGGGTCACACTACACAACCCCCAGCCCACCTTCCCCCAGCCATCTGCCTTTGGTGCCCTGCCCATACCTCCTGCCCCCTGGGGCCAGCAGGCGCCATCCCCTTATGGGGCCCCGCCAGTCACCCAGGCTTGGGGACAGCCTGCACCTGCAGGGCCCATGGGTGCACCAGGCTGGGGCCAGCCTCCTATGGCTAACCCCTTCCAGCCTGGGCCTTACACCATGATGGGAGGCCCTCCACAGGGTATGCCGCAGGGTCCACCACTGCCCCCACCCCGGCCGCCAGTAAAGGAGGCCCCAGCTAAGGTGGAACCCAGTGCCTTCACGGCTCTGGACCCActgggaggggagaaggagaagaagagtgGGAAGGACATGTTCAAGGACTTCCAGATTGCCAAGCCTCCAGCCATCCCAGCAAGGAAAGGGGAGCAGGCACCTGGGTCCGCCGCCCCAAGCACCAATGGGGATGGGGTGTTTGCCCAGTACTTCTCAAGCAAAGTGGGCGTGCCCCAGGAAATTGCGGATCATGACGACTTTGAAATTCAGAGTCGGATTTCAGCTGTTGCCAATG acCCACCCAAACCAGCCCCACGGCACTCTGCACCCATGATATCTCCTGCAGTGGTCCCAGGGCCAGGGCTCCTGGATGCATTTGCGCCTACTCCAGCCACATTCCTTgctccagcagcagcagcaggtctCAACCAGAACCTATTTGATGACGCATTTGGCGCTGCAACTCCTAATGCCTTTGGAGCACCACTTCTAGCTATG ACCACTGGTGGCTCGGATCCCTTCGGAGACCCCTTTGGAAACCCCTTTGCCTGA
- the LOC120044935 gene encoding disabled homolog 2-like isoform X4, which translates to MSTEVESSAPVVPADPSSTPSPTTSIPTTPSTAPAKTPFKKEKKKAPEKTDEYLLSRFQGDGVRYRAKLIGIDDVPEARGDKMSQDSMMKLKGMAIASRSQGKHKQRIWVNISMSGIKIIDEKTGVIEHEHIVNKISFIARDVTDNRAFGYVCGAEGQHQFFAIKTGQQAEPLVIDLKDLFQVIFNMKKKESEASQKDQRNNATVEEVQQLDLFGDMSTPPDIHSPTCPPADDLFGADMFAAPSQPDSSSASDDLFSTTTSSMAALGALQLGPPSVTIPQTAPSPWGAPASSMFTMPRGVTLHNPQPTFPQPSAFGALPIPPAPWGQQAPSPYGAPPVTQAWGQPAPAGPMGAPGWGQPPMANPFQPGPYTMMGGPPQGMPQGPPLPPPRPPVKEAPAKVEPSAFTALDPLGGEKEKKSGKDMFKDFQIAKPPAIPARKGEQAPGSAAPSTNGDGVFAQYFSSKVGVPQEIADHDDFEIQSRISAVANDPPKPAPRHSAPMISPAVVPGPGLLDAFAPTPATFLAPAAAAGLNQNLFDDAFGAATPNAFGAPLLAMTTGGSDPFGDPFGNPFA; encoded by the exons ATGTCTACGGAAGTGGAAAGCAGTGCACCTGTTGTCCCAGCTGACCCCTCCAGCACTCCCTCCCCCACAACAAGCATCCCCACCACCCCTTCCACAGCACCAGCCAAGACCCCCttcaagaaagagaagaagaaag CTCCAGAGAAGACTGATGAGTACCTGCTGTCCCGGTTCCAGGGTGATGGTGTGAGGTACAGGGCCAAGCTGATTGGCATCGATGATGTACCAGAGGCCCGAGGGGACAAGATGAGCCAGGACTCCATGATGAAACTCAAG GGCATGGCAATAGCCTCTCGGTCACAGGGCAAACACAAGCAGAGGATCTGGGTCAACATATCCATGTCGGGCATCAAGATCATTGATGAGAAAACAGGG GTAATAGAACATGAGCACATAGTGAATAAGATCTCGTTCATCGCCAGAGACGTAACAGATAACAGGGCCTTTGGTTACGTGTGTGGGGCCGAGGGACAGCACCAGTTCTTCGCCATAAAGACTGGccagcag GCAGAGCCCCTGGTCATTGACTTGAAGGATCTGTTCCAGGTCATCTTCAACATGAAGAAGAAAGAGTCTGAGGCCTCACAGAAG GATCAGCGCAATAATGCAACAGTTGAG GAGGTGCAACAGCTGGATCTGTTTGGAGACATGTCCACCCCTCCAGACATCCATTCTCCTACA TGTCCTCCTGCTGACGACCTGTTTGGGGCTGACATGTTTGCTGCTCCCAGTCAGCCTGACAGCTCGTCTGCCTCCGATGACCTCTTCagtaccaccacctcctccatggcAGCTCTGG GAGCGTTGCAGTTGGGTCCCCCTTCAGTCACCATCCCTCAGACCGCCCCATCACCATGGGGAGCCCCAGCCTCTTCCATGTTCACCATGCCAAGAGGGGTCACACTACACAACCCCCAGCCCACCTTCCCCCAGCCATCTGCCTTTGGTGCCCTGCCCATACCTCCTGCCCCCTGGGGCCAGCAGGCGCCATCCCCTTATGGGGCCCCGCCAGTCACCCAGGCTTGGGGACAGCCTGCACCTGCAGGGCCCATGGGTGCACCAGGCTGGGGCCAGCCTCCTATGGCTAACCCCTTCCAGCCTGGGCCTTACACCATGATGGGAGGCCCTCCACAGGGTATGCCGCAGGGTCCACCACTGCCCCCACCCCGGCCGCCAGTAAAGGAGGCCCCAGCTAAGGTGGAACCCAGTGCCTTCACGGCTCTGGACCCActgggaggggagaaggagaagaagagtgGGAAGGACATGTTCAAGGACTTCCAGATTGCCAAGCCTCCAGCCATCCCAGCAAGGAAAGGGGAGCAGGCACCTGGGTCCGCCGCCCCAAGCACCAATGGGGATGGGGTGTTTGCCCAGTACTTCTCAAGCAAAGTGGGCGTGCCCCAGGAAATTGCGGATCATGACGACTTTGAAATTCAGAGTCGGATTTCAGCTGTTGCCAATG acCCACCCAAACCAGCCCCACGGCACTCTGCACCCATGATATCTCCTGCAGTGGTCCCAGGGCCAGGGCTCCTGGATGCATTTGCGCCTACTCCAGCCACATTCCTTgctccagcagcagcagcaggtctCAACCAGAACCTATTTGATGACGCATTTGGCGCTGCAACTCCTAATGCCTTTGGAGCACCACTTCTAGCTATG ACCACTGGTGGCTCGGATCCCTTCGGAGACCCCTTTGGAAACCCCTTTGCCTGA